AACACGCTCGCCACTTCGGGCACCGTGCGCAGCATCTTGTCGGTCTGCTGCAGGATCTGCGCCGCCTTGCCGGCCGAGAGTCCGGGCAGCGCGGTCGGCATGTACAACACATCGCCCTCATCCAGTGGCGGCAAGAACTCGCCGCCGAGCTGGGTGATCGGCCATGCTGTGGCGAGCAACAACAGGCTCGCCACGATCAGCGTGAACTTCGGATAGCGCAGCACCGCATCAAGGGCCGGTCGGTAGATCGCGATCAATCCGCGTGCCAGCGGATTGGCGTGCTCCTCGGGAATGCGGCCACGAATCCAATACCCCATCAAGACCGGAATCAGCGTCACCGACAATCCGGCGGCGGCGGCCATCGCATAGGTTTTGGTGTAGGCCAGCGGTGCGAACAATCGCCCCTCCTGCGCCTCCAGCGTGAACACCGGCACGAACGACAACGTGATCACGAGCAGGCTGAAGAACAAAGCCGGGCCAACTTCCGTCGCCGCATCGGCGATCAGGCGCCAGCGCTCATCGTTGCCGAGCGTTTCGTTGTGATGCGCCTGCTGCCACGCCTCCAGATGCTTGTGCGCGTTCTCGATCATCACGATGGCCGCATCGACCATCGCGCCAATCGCAATCGCGATGCCGCCGAGCGACATGATGTTGGCGTTGATGCCTTGCTGATGCATGACGATGAAGGCGGCGAGCACACCGAGCGGCAAAGCGACAATCGCTACCAGCGCCGATCGGAGGTGGAACAGGAACGCCGCGCAGACCAAGGCGACGACCAGGAATTCCTCGAGCAACTTGCCGCTGAGATTGTCGATGGCACGTCCGATCAATTGCGATCGATCATAGGTTTCGACGATCTCGATACCGGTCGGCAAACTCGATCGCAGCGCCGCGAGTTTCGCCTTGACCGCCGCGATGATCGCTTGTGCATTTTTGCCCGAGCGCATGAGGATCACACCACCGACGACTTCGCCCTCGCCATCGAGCTCGGCGATGCCGCGGCGCATTTCAGGGCCGAGCTGGATGCGTGCGACATCCGACAGCAACACCGGCACGCCGTTGGCGCCGACCTTGAGCGGGATACTGTGAAAATCCTCCAGCGATTGCAGGTAACCGCTGGCGCGCACCATGTATTCGGCTTCGGCCAACTCCAGCACCGAGCCGCCGGCTTCGCCGTTGGCGTGCTGCACCGCCTCGATGATTTGCGCATGCGTGATGCCATAGGCGCGCATGCGATCCGGGTCGAGCACGATCTGGTATTGCCGCACCATGCCACCGACCGAGGCGACCTCGGCCACGCCCGGCACGGTCTTCAATTCGTAACGCAGGAACCAGTCCTGCTCGGCGCGCAGTTCGGACAGATCGTGTTTGCCGCTGCGATCGATCAGCGCGTATTCGTAGATCCAGCCGACGCCGGTCGCATCCGGCCCCAGCGCTGTGCGCGCCGCACTCGGCAGTCGCGATTGAATCTGATTGAGGTATTCCAGCACGCGCGAGCGCGCCCAATACAGATCCGTGCCGTCCTCGAACAGCACATACACATACGATTCGCCGAAAAACGAATAGCCGCGCACGGTTTTAGCACCCGGCACGGACAGCATTGTTGTAGTCAGTGGATACGTGACCTGGTTCTCGACGATCTGCGGCGACTGCCCCGGCCACGTCGTGCGGATGATGACCTGCACGTCGGACAAATCCGGCAACGCATCGACCGGCGTTTGCTGCACGGCATAAACGCCCCACGCCGCGAGAAACAGCGCCGCCAGCAGCACCAGAAAACGGTTGGCCAACGACCAGCGAATCAGTGTGGCGATCATGGTCTGCCCCCATTCGGCGCGTTGCTTTCTGTGCTGCCGCCGAGTCGCGACAGCGTGCCGGTCAGACTCGCTTCCGAATCGATCAGGAATTGCCCCGACAACACGACGGTATCGCCATCCTTCAATCCT
The sequence above is drawn from the Pseudolysobacter antarcticus genome and encodes:
- a CDS encoding efflux RND transporter permease subunit, with amino-acid sequence MIATLIRWSLANRFLVLLAALFLAAWGVYAVQQTPVDALPDLSDVQVIIRTTWPGQSPQIVENQVTYPLTTTMLSVPGAKTVRGYSFFGESYVYVLFEDGTDLYWARSRVLEYLNQIQSRLPSAARTALGPDATGVGWIYEYALIDRSGKHDLSELRAEQDWFLRYELKTVPGVAEVASVGGMVRQYQIVLDPDRMRAYGITHAQIIEAVQHANGEAGGSVLELAEAEYMVRASGYLQSLEDFHSIPLKVGANGVPVLLSDVARIQLGPEMRRGIAELDGEGEVVGGVILMRSGKNAQAIIAAVKAKLAALRSSLPTGIEIVETYDRSQLIGRAIDNLSGKLLEEFLVVALVCAAFLFHLRSALVAIVALPLGVLAAFIVMHQQGINANIMSLGGIAIAIGAMVDAAIVMIENAHKHLEAWQQAHHNETLGNDERWRLIADAATEVGPALFFSLLVITLSFVPVFTLEAQEGRLFAPLAYTKTYAMAAAAGLSVTLIPVLMGYWIRGRIPEEHANPLARGLIAIYRPALDAVLRYPKFTLIVASLLLLATAWPITQLGGEFLPPLDEGDVLYMPTALPGLSAGKAAQILQQTDKMLRTVPEVASVFGKIGRAETATDPAPLEMVETTVRFKPQAQWRAGMTKEKLIEELDHAVHLPGLTNLFVPPIRNRLDMLATGIKSPIGIKVQGSDLAVIDKVAGDIERAVKTVPGVSSALAERLTGGRYIDVDIDRAAAARYALNIADIQSVVAAAIGGDTIGETVEGRRRFPISVRYPRELRDSVQKLRDLPLLTPAGAQIPLGTVTHIGISDGPPMIKSENARLSGWIYVDVRDRDLASVVRDLRERVANQVILPAGYSVLWSGQFEYLEHAIAKLRVVIPATLVIIFVLLYLTFGRWDEAALILCSVPFALIGGFWFIYLLGHAMSVATAVGFIALAGVSAEFGVIMLLYLKHAWERRLAAGEPATAETLLAAIREGAVQRVRPKAMTVAVILAGLLPIMLGHGTGSEIMQRIAAPMVGGMVTAPLLSMLVIPVVYRLMRQRMLRQGSIVSAAPAVPSAMG